A single Penaeus chinensis breed Huanghai No. 1 chromosome 7, ASM1920278v2, whole genome shotgun sequence DNA region contains:
- the LOC125027315 gene encoding centromere protein V-like isoform X3 has translation MVHSNMDSDLVKYTGGCHCGAVRYEVWAPAVLNVIDCNCSICVKKQGRHFIVPFNQFKLLKGHDSIKTYSFNSHMAKHNFCVTCGIHPFYIPRSNPDGYGVIVSSLDDATIKKMKVEKFDGKNWEAAIQKNSHISAYSKPSKK, from the exons ATG GTACATTCCAACATGGATAGCGATCTGGTGAAATACACCGGCGGTTGTCACTGCGGGGCGGTCAGGTACGAGGTCTGGGCACCGGCCGTTCTCAACGTGATCGACTGCAA CTGCTCCATCTGCGTTAAGAAGCAAGGGCGGCACTTCATCGTCCCGTTCAATCAGTTCAAACTCCTCAAAGGACACGATTCCATTAAGACCTATTCCTTCAATTCGCACATGGCGAAGCACAACTTCTGTGTCACCTGCGGCATCCACCCCTTCTACATCCCGCGCTCCAACCCCGACGGATACG GCGTGATCGTGAGCTCCCTGGACGACGCGACGATCAAGAAGATGAAAGTGGAGAAGTTCGACGGCAAGAACTGGGAGGCGGCGATACAGAAGAACTCCCACATCAGCGCCTACTCGAAGCCCAGCAAGAAGTAG
- the LOC125027315 gene encoding centromere protein V-like isoform X1, protein MFGKLKVISHAYEKDPSYTKQFGGVWQYTRRAGRLDQFSNNSSEDFSLVGSPRQVLLSIVHSNMDSDLVKYTGGCHCGAVRYEVWAPAVLNVIDCNCSICVKKQGRHFIVPFNQFKLLKGHDSIKTYSFNSHMAKHNFCVTCGIHPFYIPRSNPDGYGVIVSSLDDATIKKMKVEKFDGKNWEAAIQKNSHISAYSKPSKK, encoded by the exons ATGTTTGGAAAGCTCAAGGTAATTTCTCACGCGTATGAAAAAGATCCGAGTTACACCAAACAATTTGGTGGCGTGTGGCAATACACGCGTCGTGCGGGTCGTCTCGACCAGTTTTCCAACAATAGTTCAGAGGATTTCAGCCTTGTTGGGAGCCCGAGACAGGTCCTCCTTTCAATA GTACATTCCAACATGGATAGCGATCTGGTGAAATACACCGGCGGTTGTCACTGCGGGGCGGTCAGGTACGAGGTCTGGGCACCGGCCGTTCTCAACGTGATCGACTGCAA CTGCTCCATCTGCGTTAAGAAGCAAGGGCGGCACTTCATCGTCCCGTTCAATCAGTTCAAACTCCTCAAAGGACACGATTCCATTAAGACCTATTCCTTCAATTCGCACATGGCGAAGCACAACTTCTGTGTCACCTGCGGCATCCACCCCTTCTACATCCCGCGCTCCAACCCCGACGGATACG GCGTGATCGTGAGCTCCCTGGACGACGCGACGATCAAGAAGATGAAAGTGGAGAAGTTCGACGGCAAGAACTGGGAGGCGGCGATACAGAAGAACTCCCACATCAGCGCCTACTCGAAGCCCAGCAAGAAGTAG
- the LOC125027315 gene encoding uncharacterized protein LOC125027315 isoform X2 has product MFGKLKVISHAYEKDPSYTKQFGGVWQYTRRAGRLDQFSNNSSEDFSLVGSPRQVLLSIVHSNMDSDLVKYTGGCHCGAVRYEVWAPAVLNVIDCNCSICVKKQGRHFIVPFNQFKLLKGHDSIKTYSFNSHMAKHNFCVTCGIHPFYIPRSNPDGYGGLVRDTSLCSHAWMHTPAPSTHTHAHYTHARTHTY; this is encoded by the exons ATGTTTGGAAAGCTCAAGGTAATTTCTCACGCGTATGAAAAAGATCCGAGTTACACCAAACAATTTGGTGGCGTGTGGCAATACACGCGTCGTGCGGGTCGTCTCGACCAGTTTTCCAACAATAGTTCAGAGGATTTCAGCCTTGTTGGGAGCCCGAGACAGGTCCTCCTTTCAATA GTACATTCCAACATGGATAGCGATCTGGTGAAATACACCGGCGGTTGTCACTGCGGGGCGGTCAGGTACGAGGTCTGGGCACCGGCCGTTCTCAACGTGATCGACTGCAA CTGCTCCATCTGCGTTAAGAAGCAAGGGCGGCACTTCATCGTCCCGTTCAATCAGTTCAAACTCCTCAAAGGACACGATTCCATTAAGACCTATTCCTTCAATTCGCACATGGCGAAGCACAACTTCTGTGTCACCTGCGGCATCCACCCCTTCTACATCCCGCGCTCCAACCCCGACGGATACGGTGGGTTGGTGAGAGACACGTCCTTGTGCTCACACGCATGGATGCACACACCCGCCCCCTCTACCCATacgcacgcacactacacacacgcgcgcacgcacacatactga